Proteins found in one Gemmatimonadaceae bacterium genomic segment:
- a CDS encoding carbohydrate binding family 9 domain-containing protein, producing the protein MRFTALLIPFVTTSIALAQAPTAVVTFASRGPRRERASERVGERVSERVGDPAPLPVPAPTRAVSAPHIDGLDTDDLWRTATIIDAFRQWEPIENGDPSFKTEARIAYDARNLYVIVRMYDPHPDSLLSVLQRRDGMALSDDIILGVDSYHDKRTGYMFRLTPAGTMSDGYMFNDGNEDWGWNAVWEGATHVDSLGWTAEYRIPLSQLRYVPSGDNTFGIMVMRRIARKGERLAWPLFRRSKTGMVSQWAEMPGFAGLSAPRRMELLPYSVAKYGASPKGDGTPRNAAASQIGADVKLGLTSNITLDAAVNPDFGQVEADPGVLNLTAFEPFFAERRPFFLEGVGIFRYDIDCNDGQCTGLFYSRRIGRAPQLRNTYGDAASPLQSRILGAAKVTGRLGNGLSVGLLDAVTGEARGVQQRTIEPQTNYAVVRLQQDLRGGNSGVGLMLTNTARQTDQWTRDVLRDNAWTGGLDARHRFAGNRWQLTGQLSGSHVSGTAQAIALTQRSNVHLYQRPDATHLRYDSTRTNLMGWFAAASVEKQGGGLTRSNTSVWYMTPGYEINDLGFRTRADEMGASTWVGLMPVKPVGKFRRGQLNFNGWMTANTSGLVIGSGGNTNAWGEFKNFWSANGGIGVNNVIPTYSDRDARGGPALFMPPRVNLWANLNGDSRKTISPSLGLNGGRRVDGLGGNWNVSLGMQVRLGTQFNGSINAGYGRNINDQQWNGNFVDGGVTSYTFARLYQNTSSVTARMNYTITPTLSVESYLQPFVATGTFTNWRALADGRSRDVETRFRPYTTRGAPGGFRFGQLRTNNVVRWEYRPGSTLFFVWSQGRDASDDGSAGAEVGRAYSQIFSRRPDNVFLVKASYWLGR; encoded by the coding sequence ATGCGCTTCACTGCGCTGTTGATTCCATTCGTCACGACATCGATCGCGTTGGCCCAGGCGCCAACCGCCGTCGTGACTTTCGCATCGCGCGGGCCGCGTCGTGAACGCGCGAGCGAACGCGTCGGCGAACGTGTCAGCGAACGCGTTGGTGATCCGGCCCCACTGCCGGTACCGGCGCCCACGCGCGCCGTGAGCGCGCCGCATATCGACGGTCTCGACACGGACGACCTGTGGCGCACCGCCACGATCATCGACGCGTTCCGTCAGTGGGAGCCGATCGAGAATGGCGATCCGAGCTTCAAGACGGAGGCGCGCATCGCGTACGACGCGCGCAATCTGTATGTGATAGTGCGGATGTACGATCCGCATCCGGACAGCTTGCTGAGTGTGCTGCAGCGTCGCGACGGCATGGCGTTGAGCGATGACATCATCCTGGGCGTGGACTCGTATCACGACAAGCGCACGGGATACATGTTCCGTCTGACGCCCGCCGGGACGATGAGCGACGGGTACATGTTCAACGACGGCAACGAAGACTGGGGATGGAACGCGGTATGGGAAGGCGCCACCCACGTGGATTCGCTGGGGTGGACGGCGGAGTATCGCATTCCGCTCAGTCAGCTGCGCTATGTGCCAAGTGGTGACAACACGTTCGGCATCATGGTGATGCGGCGCATTGCGCGCAAAGGCGAGCGGCTGGCGTGGCCGCTCTTCCGGCGCTCGAAGACGGGCATGGTGAGCCAGTGGGCAGAGATGCCGGGCTTCGCCGGGCTGTCGGCGCCGCGTCGCATGGAGCTGCTGCCGTACAGTGTGGCCAAGTACGGCGCCAGCCCCAAGGGCGACGGCACGCCGCGCAACGCGGCCGCGTCGCAGATCGGGGCGGATGTGAAGCTGGGGCTCACGTCGAACATCACGCTCGATGCGGCGGTGAACCCCGATTTCGGCCAGGTCGAAGCCGATCCGGGCGTGCTGAACCTGACGGCGTTCGAGCCGTTTTTCGCGGAGCGGCGGCCGTTCTTCCTGGAGGGCGTGGGGATCTTCCGCTACGACATCGATTGCAACGATGGGCAGTGCACGGGTCTCTTCTACTCGCGCCGCATCGGGCGCGCACCCCAGCTCCGCAACACGTACGGTGACGCGGCCTCACCGTTGCAGAGCCGCATCCTGGGCGCGGCAAAGGTCACCGGTCGGCTCGGCAATGGCCTCTCCGTGGGGCTGCTCGATGCCGTGACCGGCGAGGCGCGCGGGGTGCAGCAGCGCACGATCGAGCCGCAGACGAACTACGCGGTGGTGCGGCTGCAGCAGGATCTGCGCGGCGGCAACAGTGGCGTGGGGCTCATGCTGACGAACACGGCGCGGCAGACCGACCAGTGGACGCGCGATGTCCTGCGAGACAACGCGTGGACGGGCGGGCTGGATGCGCGGCACCGCTTTGCAGGGAATCGCTGGCAGCTCACGGGGCAGCTCTCCGGTTCGCACGTCAGCGGCACGGCGCAGGCGATCGCGCTGACGCAGCGCTCCAATGTGCATCTGTATCAGCGCCCCGATGCCACGCATCTCCGGTACGACAGCACGCGCACGAACCTCATGGGCTGGTTCGCGGCCGCGTCGGTGGAGAAGCAGGGGGGCGGCCTGACGCGCTCCAACACGAGCGTCTGGTACATGACACCCGGCTACGAGATCAACGACCTGGGCTTCCGCACGCGGGCCGATGAAATGGGTGCCAGCACGTGGGTCGGGCTGATGCCAGTCAAGCCGGTGGGCAAGTTCCGGCGCGGCCAGCTCAATTTCAATGGTTGGATGACCGCGAACACGAGCGGCCTCGTCATCGGCAGCGGCGGCAACACCAATGCTTGGGGCGAGTTCAAGAACTTCTGGAGCGCGAACGGGGGCATCGGCGTGAACAACGTGATTCCGACCTACTCCGATCGCGATGCGCGTGGCGGTCCGGCGCTCTTCATGCCGCCGCGGGTGAACCTGTGGGCAAACCTCAACGGCGACAGTCGCAAGACCATCTCACCCAGCCTCGGGTTGAATGGTGGCCGACGCGTAGATGGGCTCGGAGGGAACTGGAATGTGAGCCTCGGCATGCAGGTGCGTCTGGGGACACAGTTCAACGGCAGCATCAACGCCGGCTACGGCCGCAACATCAACGACCAGCAGTGGAACGGCAACTTCGTGGACGGGGGCGTGACGAGTTATACCTTCGCGCGCCTCTATCAGAACACGAGCTCGGTCACCGCGCGCATGAACTACACGATCACGCCGACGCTCAGTGTGGAGAGCTATCTGCAGCCGTTCGTCGCGACGGGCACGTTCACCAACTGGCGTGCGCTGGCCGACGGCCGCTCGCGCGATGTGGAGACGCGCTTCCGCCCCTACACCACGCGCGGCGCGCCGGGCGGCTTCCGCTTTGGTCAGCTGCGCACGAACAACGTCGTGCGCTGGGAGTACCGTCCCGGATCGACGCTCTTCTTTGTCTGGAGCCAGGGGCGTGACGCGAGCGACGACGGCTCGGCGGGCGCGGAGGTCGGGCGCGCCTATTCGCAGATCTTCTCGCGGCGCCCCGACAACGTGTTCCTCGTGAAGGCGAGCTACTGGCTGGGGCGGTAG